TGAGCACCTGGATCTCCGCTGGCCAATTGGAGACACCGGCCGAGTCCCCGGCGATCACCAGATAGTCACCGGCAGTGACCACGCCGCCGGGCAGGGAGGTGGTGGCGTTGTCGTCGCCCAGTCCCCAGCCGTCCAGATTGATGGTGCCGGCGCCCGTGCTGACCACTTCCACCCACTCCGGGTCGCCGCTCAGGGGGAGGTACATGATTTCGTTGACCACCAGCGCCAGCGGGGGCGTGGGGACGAGCAGCACCACTTCAAGGGCATTGTTGTTGTTGTCGAAGTCGCCGCTGATTGCCACCAGGACAGTGAGGCTCACCCGCCCGAAGAGGCCCTCAGGGGCATCCCATCGAAAGTCGATCGCCCGGGATTCGCCCGGAGCCAGTGGGGTCAGGTCCTGCACGAGCGCACCGTCGGCCCAGAGCTCGCCCGGGGTCGTCTCCAGCCCCCGGTTGGAGATAGCGGCGGTGATGCTAAAGCCCCGTGGCGGGGCCACCAGCTTCCAGGCCAGTGAGTCGAGGGCCAAATCCACCGCGTTGCCGGCCACGGAGTTGCTGCTCCCCGGTGTTCCGTGGAGCTGGGTGCTGATTCGCCAGTTGCCGGCCAGGGTGCAATCCTCCAGGAGAATCTTTTCCAGAGAATAGCCTGGGTCCATATCGTGCGCCCACCCCATGCTGTCGATGCGTTCCCCCGAGGCATTTATCAGGAACAGGCTGTCGCCCGCATTGGCCAGGCCGTTGCCAATGGCTAGATCATCCACGGAGAGGACCAAGGCGCCGGCCGGCAGGAGCGCGGCATAGATGCCGCCGGTTGGGTCGTAGTCGCCCTCGAAAATGACGGCGGCCTGACCCGGATCAAGCAGCAAGTCGGCGCCTAGCAGGTCGTCTGTGGAGAACCTGTCAGCCAGCCGCCAGCCGGTCAAGTCGATGACGCCAGCGGACAGATTGACGATTTCCACAAACTCATCGGGGGTCGAGGTCAGCAGTGGATGAAACATGACCTCGGAAATCACCACGGGTCCACAGGGACTCCCGCTGGCCACCAACGATGCGACGATGAATGACAGGGCCAAATCCATCTGCGATTGGAACCTCGATTGGCGATCAAGGTACTCCCGGTAGCCCTCCATCGCAAGAGGTGCGTGGCGAGCAGTTGCCCTGAGTCGATGACGACCCTAATTTCGAGTCGTGGACTCAACCCAGCCGAAAACCTACGCTGCCTTCGACGCCTACCTGGCTATCACCTGGGAAGATGGACACGAGTCGATGCTCACATTTCCTCTGCTGCGGGACGCGTGCCCCTGCGCCAACTGCAAGGGTGAACCGGATTTGCTGGGGCGCGTCTATGCGCCGGTTCAGCGACAGCGCACCGATCAGGGCGACCGGCTCGTGGGCATGCAGCCGGTGGGCCGTTATGGGCTGCAATTGGTGTGGGGCGATGGCCATTCAACGGGCATCTACACCTTCAGCTACCTCCGGCGGCTGTGTGATTGCAGCGAGTGCCAGACGGAGAGGGTGCCGGAGCCCTGATGCCGGGCTTCAGTCTACTGCCCATTTCCCGCCTCAAGTTTTCGGTATGGGGATCGCTGCTCCTGTTGCCGGGCGTAGGGCTCGTTGGGCAGGGCCAACCGGATACCAGCGGCTCGTCCGGGAGTTCGCTGCTGGAGCAGGTCTATGAGCAGCGCATCGCCACACTCCAGGACAGCCTGTTTCTTGCCCAGGAGCGGGTGGAAGCCACCGCCTTCACGATCCAGCAGTTGGTTCAAAGCACCGATTCACTGACCGATTCCCTGCGGGTCCTGCGGGCGTGGACCGGGCAGCAGGCGGACAGTCTGTCACGGCTATTTATTCGCTATGACCGGGCGGCCGCGGAAAGCCGGCAGAACCGGGAGCGGCTGGCAGCGCTGAGCGACTCCATCGCCCTGAGCTTTCGCCATGAGTATGAGCTTCAGGCGCTCATCGACTCGCTGCTTATCATCCTGGCCCGGACGCAAACACACTTGGCAGCAACCACTGGCAAGGCGCGAATCTATGCCGATACTACCGCCTCGCTACGCAATACGCTCAATAGGTTGAGGGAGGGAATTACAGCCAGCGAGGACCGGTTCACAGCCATGTACGAGCAAATGAAGCGGACGGCAGTTGGCGGAATTTTCACCGACGTTGATTCGGCTATCGATGCGGAGCAGCTCCGCTATCTAGAAGCGCTGGTCAATTATCGGCCGGAAACCGTCGGACTCAGGCGCCGACGCAAGGCACGGAGAGCAGCAGAAGAGCTGTTCGCGTTCCGGCTGTTTGAGATTACCACCTACCTGGACAGGATGGCGCTGCGGGGCAGGGTCCCGGAGGCGCTTAACCTGCTGGCCGCGACTTATATCGATCAGAAAGACCCTGTCAGGGGGACTTTATCCTACCTGAAAACGTTGTTTATCTATCCCGAGTCAGAGGCGGCGGTGCGGGCCAAAACGGAGCTGGAAATTCAGCTGGATCCGGACAGTGAGATAGGCCACCTGTTCCGTCAGGTGGCGCTCAATCCCGATTCCGTCGATGCGAGCGAGGACCTGTTCCTGCGGTACCTAAACTATCTTGACCACATCCGGCAGCTCGAAAACCTGACGGCCCGGGCCTGGTTTATCGAGCAGGCCCAAAACTTCCTGACCCTTTATCACGGCATTCTGCAGGCCGACAAAGTTTTGGTCTGGATGGCTGCCGCCTATCACGACCGACAGCAGTACCACAAGGAGCTGCTCACCTTTCTGAGGATTCGCAGCCTGCATCCGTACAGTCGTTACCTGCCGCAAACCGCATTTGCTACGGCAGAGGTCATGGCGAACAATCTCCGGGATGACGAGGGCGCCATTGACCGCTACAACCGATTCGCACAGGAGTTCCCCACTGATCCGAGAGCCCCCGCCGCCCTGTTGGCCCAGGCCGTTATCTATCAGGATCAGTTACGGGACTACCGCCAGGCCGGCCGGCTGTACCGGAAATTGGCCGACAGCTATCCCGATGACAGCCTCGCCACGGTAAGCCTGTTCCGCTACGCGGATCTGCTGCACAACCGACTGGCCTCTACTGCCGGCGCACGGGCCGTTTACCAGGAGATTCTGAGTGGCTATGGGCAAACTGCCGAGGCTGGCATCCCCGCTCTGGAGGGGCTGGCCACGCTCTCGCAGGCCGCCAAGGAGTACCCTAAGGCCGCGGATTTTTACTTGAAAATTTTCCAGCGCTATCCAGAGGCCGCGGAAAAATCGGTGGCGGCCATTCTGGAAGCAGCCGGCATTTATGAGTCACGCCTCAAGAATATTGACTTGGCCATCGACACGCTGCACAAAGTGCTGGACAACTACCCCGATTATCCCGGGACCAGGTCTGTCCAGAAGCGGGTCCAGAAGCTCCAGAAGCGGCGGGGCTGATCACAGGGTTGGTCGGCCGCCAGCCGGCTGACACGCCCCTGAAGCGACTCCAGAGACGTGCATGTCGCGGCTGCTCCGCAGTTCGCTGGGCTAGTTGACCGCCCATAGGCGGGTGCGAACGCGTAGCTCCATGCCGGGCTTCAGCATTCCGGCGTTGGCCCCCAGCAGCTCCTCGTTGTCCCAAAACAATACGGACCAGGCGACTTCATTGCCATATTTGGAGCCGGCAATGGACCACAATGACTCACCCTCTGCTACCACGTGGATGGCATAGTCATAACTGAATCCGCCGAGCTCGTTATCGGGCTTGTAGAGAGACAGCTCGTGAAACGGATAGATCAGGTTTGGATCGTCCCCGATGCGATTCCGGTTCCAGCTGTAGATGCGGCGCCATTCGTTGGGATTGCCATACTCCTCCCAGGCGATTTTTGTCAGGTGGTCGTCGGGCCGGATCATATACATATACATGACGCTGTCGCTGTGCAGGGTCCCTTCGGGCTCCTGCTCGATGCCGGAGTAGGCCGACTGCGGAATGACGTCCGGGCTGTCAGGCAGGTTGCCACTGGCAACCTCAATGACCCGGGGCTCGGCGGACGCCGTCACGGGCGCTTCGACCTGTTCAGGCTCCGGGACGGGAGTGGGCACTTCTGCGGCGACAGCCTCTGGAAGGGGGGTTACCTCAGCGGCTGGTTTGGCACATGCGCCGATGGTAAGCGCGCCCGCCACAAGGGTAGCAAGCCGTAAATTATTGGAAGTAAAAAATTTCATGGTTGTTTCACCTTTTTTGGTTCTACATGTCTCCGAGAACAAAATAAAGCTCGATCAGGACAAACAAGTGTGATCCCCGGCACCTCCGGATTAATTTTTTTATTATCCCTTCTACTGATGTTTTAATCCAAAAGTGGCCTCAGGTTCCTGGAATTGTATTAGATTTGCTCAGTTCCTTCGGTAGCGTGAACCCTATCAGACCCCTAAATTGGGCCCTCGGCATTCCCGCGGCGCAAAAGCGCTGCATGAGCATTGATAGCTAAAGGATTACTTGAGATAAGAGGCTTCTTAAGCAAACTGTGAAGGGTTTTCAGCGTGTCCAGACGTCGGGCGGAATTACCGAGTACCGGCTAACATCCAACCAGCTGGTCGTCCTGCTCATGGAGGATCACTCGGCGCCGGTGGCAACCTTCATGGTGACCTATCGCGTGGGCTCCCGCAATGAGGCCGTGGGCTATACGGGTTCCACGCACCTATTGGAGCACCTCATGTTCAAGGGCTCCAGCGACTACAACAAGGAGCGGGGCAACTCTATCTGGACGGTGCTGCAAAATGTGGGCGCTCAAATCAATGCGACCACCTGGATGGACCGCACCAACTATTTCGAGATATTGCCCAGCGAACACCTACAGATAGCGTTGACCATCGAGGCGGATCGGATGCGCGGCGCTCTGCTCCGTGACGACGACCGCCAGCCGGAAATGACGGTGGTGCGCAACGAGTTCGAGCGGGGCGAGAATGACCCCTGGGAGTCGCTGGACAAGAACATCTGGGCCACCGCCTACCAGGCGCATCCCTACCACCATTCTACCATTGGCTGGCGCTCGGATATCGAGGGGGTTTCCACCGAGCGGCTGCGCCAGTTTTATGACACCTATTACTGGCCCAACAACGCCACCGTCACAGTGATCGGTGATTTCGACACGGAGCAGGTGCTGGGCTGGCTCAAGTCCTCGTTTGGGCGGCATCCCGCTTCACCTGAACCGATACCGGAAGTGTACACCACCGAGCCTAAGCAGGAAGGGCCCCGCAGATTTGTCATCAGGCGGAGGGGGGAGACGGGAATCATCGGAATTGCTCACAAGACCCCGGAGGGGCTGAACGCCGATGTTTATGCCATCTCCGTTTTGAAAAATATCCTGGGCGTGGGAAAAACCAGCCGCTTCTACCGCTCCCTGGTGGATGCCGGTCTGGTGACGTCGGCCTATGCGTGGGACCACGCGCTGCATGACAACGCACTGTTCGTAACCTATGCGTTTCTGACGCCTGACACTCAGCATCAGGAAGTGGAGCAGGTTATTCTGGGCGAATACGAAAAGGTGCAGGAGCACGGTGTGACCGACGTGGAAGTGGACCGGGCCAAAGCCCAAGTCAAGGCGGAAGTGGCCTTCAGCCGGGACGGCCCCTACTCTATCGCCTCGGCATTGAATGAGGCTATCGCCATCGGCGACTGGACCTATTTCACCACCTATCTTGAGCGCATTGAAAAGGTATCGCCCGCCGCTGTTCAGCGGGTGGCAGCCAGTTTTCTGGTGGAAGACCAGAGCACCACGGGCTGGTTTGTGCCCCTGGCAGGTGAACAGGATGATGGCTCTGCCGGCGCCGGGAATTCGGAACAGCAATGACACCCAACCACGAGGAGGGGGGTTGGGCAGCAGCGTAATCCACGGTTTGGCTGAGCGGATGACCGACGGGGCAGTGGCGCCCGGCCTCAGGCTTGTCACCATGCCCATGGGCGTGAAGGATGTCGTGACGCTATATGGTAGCCTGTATGGTGGCGATGTCTTCAGCCCGTCCGCCAACCGGTCCACGGCGGACATTGTGTCCAGCATGCTCGATAAGGGCACCCTCAGGCAGGACAAGTTCGAGATCAGCGGCCAGCTGGAGTCCGTCGGCGCCAAAGTAAGTTTCAGTTCCGATGACTACCGGGTTAGTTTTTCCGCCCGCTGCCTGCAAGCCGACGTACCCCTGATCGTCAAGTTGCTCTCAGAGCAGCTGCGCGAACCGGCCTTCCATGCAAGCGACCTGGAGTCGCTGCAAAAGCGGCTGGTGGGACTGCTGAAGCGGCGCAGCGAGAGCACCGATTACCGGGCCGGTGCCAGCTTCAGTCGGCTCCTCTATCCGGCGGGCCACCCCAATCATGTGCCGCCCGTGGATGAGCAACGGGGAGATATTGAGCATATCACGCCTGCCGATCTACAGCGGTTTCATCTTCAGCACTACGGCCTGGGAAGTGTGCTGGTGGTGGCCACCGGCGACATAGAGCGGGAGGTTCTGGAGGACAACCTCGGCCGGCACCTGGGGCCGTGGCAAGAAGTGGCCACGAGTATCCCGGCGCTGCCAAAAGGCGCGCCGGCGGGCGACGGCTCGCCCAGGGAGGAGATTGTCTCCATGGCCGACAAAACCAGTGTTGATCTGCTGCTGGGCGGGACCATCGGCATCGACCGGGAGCATGCCGACTTCATGCCGCTGAGTATGGGCACCTATGTGCTGGGTGGCAACTTTTCCGCCCGGCTGATGGCCACTCTCAGGGATAATGATGGGCTCACCTACGGGATCGGCTCAACCCTCGGCGGCGCCGATGACGGCAAGGACGGGTACTGGTCCATCCACGGCAGCTTTGCCCCCGAACTGCTGGCACGCGGCAGGGCAGCTGTCATGACCCAATTCAATAGCTGGGTCCGGGAGGGGATTACCGAGGATGAGCTGCGGGTGAAAAAAACCACTATCAAAGGCAGCTACAAGGTAGGTCTGGCGACGACTTCGGGCATGGCGGCAGCCATTCTGGATATCCTGGAGCGCGGCAAGGAGATCAGCTATCTGGATGAATATCCGGGCAAAATCGATGCCTTGGCGCTTGACCAGGTGAACGCCGTCATCGGGCAGTACATCCATCCTGAGGAGCGGGTTGAGGTTGCAGCCGGCAGCATTGACGGCAAGGGCAGGCCCCTGGCTGCGGGCTAGCCGCGCCTGCCTCGGCAGATGCGCTCTACCCCCGCTGGATCAATCCGACGTAAAACAGCAGCAGGCTCA
The window above is part of the Candidatus Neomarinimicrobiota bacterium genome. Proteins encoded here:
- a CDS encoding lamin tail domain-containing protein: MDLALSFIVASLVASGSPCGPVVISEVMFHPLLTSTPDEFVEIVNLSAGVIDLTGWRLADRFSTDDLLGADLLLDPGQAAVIFEGDYDPTGGIYAALLPAGALVLSVDDLAIGNGLANAGDSLFLINASGERIDSMGWAHDMDPGYSLEKILLEDCTLAGNWRISTQLHGTPGSSNSVAGNAVDLALDSLAWKLVAPPRGFSITAAISNRGLETTPGELWADGALVQDLTPLAPGESRAIDFRWDAPEGLFGRVSLTVLVAISGDFDNNNNALEVVLLVPTPPLALVVNEIMYLPLSGDPEWVEVVSTGAGTINLDGWGLGDDNATTSLPGGVVTAGDYLVIAGDSAGVSNWPAEIQVLIVPGFPALNNTGDRVVLLDPVATLIDEVDYRLLPLTSPGRSLEKVSPTAPSQAASSWVSSPAPLGHTAGQPNSVLITGDEAHLSLEPNPLRLNQPESVLLLRYVTPFLSANLLVEIYDLGGRRLATLFNEGPVPGTGAVTWDARNVDRVRFKTGQYVLLFSARDAASSRRWERMQRLVLVR
- a CDS encoding DUF971 domain-containing protein codes for the protein MLTFPLLRDACPCANCKGEPDLLGRVYAPVQRQRTDQGDRLVGMQPVGRYGLQLVWGDGHSTGIYTFSYLRRLCDCSECQTERVPEP
- a CDS encoding tetratricopeptide repeat protein, producing MPGFSLLPISRLKFSVWGSLLLLPGVGLVGQGQPDTSGSSGSSLLEQVYEQRIATLQDSLFLAQERVEATAFTIQQLVQSTDSLTDSLRVLRAWTGQQADSLSRLFIRYDRAAAESRQNRERLAALSDSIALSFRHEYELQALIDSLLIILARTQTHLAATTGKARIYADTTASLRNTLNRLREGITASEDRFTAMYEQMKRTAVGGIFTDVDSAIDAEQLRYLEALVNYRPETVGLRRRRKARRAAEELFAFRLFEITTYLDRMALRGRVPEALNLLAATYIDQKDPVRGTLSYLKTLFIYPESEAAVRAKTELEIQLDPDSEIGHLFRQVALNPDSVDASEDLFLRYLNYLDHIRQLENLTARAWFIEQAQNFLTLYHGILQADKVLVWMAAAYHDRQQYHKELLTFLRIRSLHPYSRYLPQTAFATAEVMANNLRDDEGAIDRYNRFAQEFPTDPRAPAALLAQAVIYQDQLRDYRQAGRLYRKLADSYPDDSLATVSLFRYADLLHNRLASTAGARAVYQEILSGYGQTAEAGIPALEGLATLSQAAKEYPKAADFYLKIFQRYPEAAEKSVAAILEAAGIYESRLKNIDLAIDTLHKVLDNYPDYPGTRSVQKRVQKLQKRRG
- a CDS encoding LysM peptidoglycan-binding domain-containing protein, whose protein sequence is MKFFTSNNLRLATLVAGALTIGACAKPAAEVTPLPEAVAAEVPTPVPEPEQVEAPVTASAEPRVIEVASGNLPDSPDVIPQSAYSGIEQEPEGTLHSDSVMYMYMIRPDDHLTKIAWEEYGNPNEWRRIYSWNRNRIGDDPNLIYPFHELSLYKPDNELGGFSYDYAIHVVAEGESLWSIAGSKYGNEVAWSVLFWDNEELLGANAGMLKPGMELRVRTRLWAVN
- a CDS encoding insulinase family protein — protein: MEDHSAPVATFMVTYRVGSRNEAVGYTGSTHLLEHLMFKGSSDYNKERGNSIWTVLQNVGAQINATTWMDRTNYFEILPSEHLQIALTIEADRMRGALLRDDDRQPEMTVVRNEFERGENDPWESLDKNIWATAYQAHPYHHSTIGWRSDIEGVSTERLRQFYDTYYWPNNATVTVIGDFDTEQVLGWLKSSFGRHPASPEPIPEVYTTEPKQEGPRRFVIRRRGETGIIGIAHKTPEGLNADVYAISVLKNILGVGKTSRFYRSLVDAGLVTSAYAWDHALHDNALFVTYAFLTPDTQHQEVEQVILGEYEKVQEHGVTDVEVDRAKAQVKAEVAFSRDGPYSIASALNEAIAIGDWTYFTTYLERIEKVSPAAVQRVAASFLVEDQSTTGWFVPLAGEQDDGSAGAGNSEQQ
- a CDS encoding insulinase family protein gives rise to the protein MGSSVIHGLAERMTDGAVAPGLRLVTMPMGVKDVVTLYGSLYGGDVFSPSANRSTADIVSSMLDKGTLRQDKFEISGQLESVGAKVSFSSDDYRVSFSARCLQADVPLIVKLLSEQLREPAFHASDLESLQKRLVGLLKRRSESTDYRAGASFSRLLYPAGHPNHVPPVDEQRGDIEHITPADLQRFHLQHYGLGSVLVVATGDIEREVLEDNLGRHLGPWQEVATSIPALPKGAPAGDGSPREEIVSMADKTSVDLLLGGTIGIDREHADFMPLSMGTYVLGGNFSARLMATLRDNDGLTYGIGSTLGGADDGKDGYWSIHGSFAPELLARGRAAVMTQFNSWVREGITEDELRVKKTTIKGSYKVGLATTSGMAAAILDILERGKEISYLDEYPGKIDALALDQVNAVIGQYIHPEERVEVAAGSIDGKGRPLAAG